A segment of the Desulfovibrionales bacterium genome:
GGAAGAGGGGAGATGAATAAAATTCTTCTATTAAAACTTTCGTGGAAGGGATGGATTTTAAGACGATATGAACGAAAAGGAATTGCAAGATAAACTGAACGAACTCCGCAGGCTGCCCTCTGAAACAGAGGTGTTTGAATTTAAAGAGGCGAAGAATGATTTTGGCTTCGGCAAACTGGGCAAATATTTTTCGGCCTTGTCAAATGAGGCAAATCTTAAGGGCAAACCATACGCATGGCTGATTTTCGGTATCAAAGACAAGGGCAGGACGATAGTCGGCAGCCGATTCCGCTCAAACCGCAAAGACCTCGACAGCCTTAAAGGCGAGGTAGCCAATAAAACTACTAATCGTATCACTTTTATCGAAATCTATGAACTGCATTTGCCGGAAGGCCGGGTACTTATGTTACAAGTACCGGCGGCTCCCAAAGGAATACCCATTACATTTGACGGGCATTATTACGGGCGTGACGGAGAAGAATTGTCACCCTTGAATCTGGAGGAGATCGAACGAATCAGGGCGCAGGCAGTTACAGAAGATTGGAGCGCAGCCATTGTGCATGGCGCGACCATAGAAGACCTTGACCCGGAGGCCATTGCAACAGCACGGGAAAACTTCAAGAATAAGTTTCCTGAGCAAGCAAAGGATGTAGATCAGTGGGACGACATCACTTCCCTGAATAAAGCCAAATTAACCATTAAAGGCAAGATTACCCGTGCAGCGATAATCCTGTTAGGGAAATCGGAATCGGAGCATTTTGTCAGTCCGGCTGAAGCAAAAATACGCTGGCTGCTTAAAGATGCTAAAGGAAATGATAAGGACTATCACATTGAAAGCTGTCCGCTGTTGCTGGCGGTTGACAAGATATATACAAAAATCCGCAATCTGAAATACCGCTATATCAAAGACGGCACACTTTTCCCTGATGAAGTTGACCAGTATGAACCATTTGTAATCCGCGAGGCTATAAACAATTGTATCGCACATCAGGACTACACCAAGGGAGGCCGTATTAATGTGGTCGAAATGGAAGACCAGTTGATATTTACAAATCTCGGCAGTTTTATCCCAGGCTCTGTAGAAAAAGTGGTCAAAGAAAATGCGCCGGAAGAGCACTACCGCAACAAATTTCTTGCAACGGCCATGTTCAATTTGAAGATGGTTGACACGGCAGGCGGTGGCATAAGAAAAATGTTTAATTACCAGCGGGAACGTTTTTTCCCAATGCCTGAATATGACTTGTCCGGCGGGAGAGTAAAGGTAACAGTAATCGGCAAGGTTTTGGATATGGACTTTGCGAGGGTATTGGCCCGAAATCCTAAACTTTCGTTAGAACAAATTATTGAATTGGACAAAGTACAGAAGAAAA
Coding sequences within it:
- a CDS encoding putative DNA binding domain-containing protein, which gives rise to MNEKELQDKLNELRRLPSETEVFEFKEAKNDFGFGKLGKYFSALSNEANLKGKPYAWLIFGIKDKGRTIVGSRFRSNRKDLDSLKGEVANKTTNRITFIEIYELHLPEGRVLMLQVPAAPKGIPITFDGHYYGRDGEELSPLNLEEIERIRAQAVTEDWSAAIVHGATIEDLDPEAIATARENFKNKFPEQAKDVDQWDDITSLNKAKLTIKGKITRAAIILLGKSESEHFVSPAEAKIRWLLKDAKGNDKDYHIESCPLLLAVDKIYTKIRNLKYRYIKDGTLFPDEVDQYEPFVIREAINNCIAHQDYTKGGRINVVEMEDQLIFTNLGSFIPGSVEKVVKENAPEEHYRNKFLATAMFNLKMVDTAGGGIRKMFNYQRERFFPMPEYDLSGGRVKVTVIGKVLDMDFARVLARNPKLSLEQIIELDKVQKKKKLTNEELKNLKDLGLIEGRKPNYFISAKVTASVSNEELKAHYIKQRGLDDEYYKKLIIEYLNKFGKSPRKNIEKLLWDKLPDVLTEAQKKNKIGNLLSILRMNGTIRNNGYSDWSLI